Proteins from a single region of Hugenholtzia roseola DSM 9546:
- the menD gene encoding 2-succinyl-5-enolpyruvyl-6-hydroxy-3-cyclohexene-1-carboxylic-acid synthase, whose protein sequence is MAYAFQPTFDIPEICYQHGITKAVLCPGSRSAPLTLAFARHKHIETFLFSDERSAAFIALGMAQSLGETVVLVCTSGTAAYNFAPAVAEAFFQKIPLLILTADRPPEWIAQQDGQTIFQQNLYGKHVKAFFQLPTEQTHPDAMWQIERQVSEALNLAASYPPAPVHLNVPLREPFYPKSQTKPAKQVRIIEEWSGERVLPEALWNELYALWNDASRKLIVAGQGAKDAALLEVLNQIEVPLVNDIIGNCHQVKKAIRYHDAFLMAEQEWAELKPDLLITFGGSVLSKNLKRFLRKMRPAAHWHIQAEGEVADVFQSLTRIIRLTPLAFFEKVLAKQRKFAETYRNSFFLDNWYALNAEIADLNTRYLDPAHQPLFSEFSAVKTLLAALPNTTVLHLGNSMPVRYANFINLDPTQEVEVFANRGTSGIDGCNSTALGHALAAPDRLHVLLIGDVSFFYDRNAFWHEHLPKNLRLLVLNNHGSGIFKLVEAGAQPECDNFFVGKQPLNAKKAAKEYGFEYERVKTEAELAEALPDFFKKSKVPKILEVEVALEDSLQVFQDYKKAVLTINR, encoded by the coding sequence ATGGCATACGCTTTCCAACCTACCTTCGATATTCCCGAAATTTGCTACCAACATGGCATCACAAAAGCGGTGCTTTGCCCTGGCTCACGCTCTGCACCGCTTACCTTAGCCTTTGCGCGTCATAAGCACATAGAAACGTTCCTTTTTTCAGACGAACGGTCGGCGGCTTTTATCGCCTTAGGCATGGCACAAAGTCTGGGCGAAACCGTAGTCTTGGTCTGTACTTCGGGAACAGCAGCCTATAATTTTGCCCCTGCCGTAGCGGAAGCCTTTTTTCAGAAAATTCCGCTTCTGATACTAACGGCAGACCGCCCCCCCGAATGGATTGCCCAACAAGACGGGCAGACCATCTTCCAACAAAACCTATACGGCAAGCACGTAAAGGCATTTTTCCAACTCCCGACCGAACAGACGCACCCCGACGCAATGTGGCAGATAGAGCGTCAAGTTTCGGAAGCCCTCAATTTAGCCGCTTCCTACCCGCCTGCCCCTGTGCATCTGAACGTCCCTTTGCGCGAACCTTTCTATCCCAAATCGCAGACCAAACCTGCCAAGCAAGTACGCATCATAGAAGAATGGAGTGGCGAGCGCGTCTTGCCCGAAGCCCTTTGGAACGAACTCTACGCCCTTTGGAATGATGCAAGCCGCAAACTTATCGTAGCAGGGCAAGGTGCAAAAGATGCTGCCCTTTTGGAAGTCTTGAATCAGATAGAAGTGCCTTTGGTGAATGATATTATCGGAAATTGTCATCAGGTAAAGAAAGCCATTCGCTATCATGATGCCTTTTTGATGGCGGAGCAGGAATGGGCAGAATTGAAACCCGACTTGCTTATCACCTTTGGCGGTTCGGTGCTTTCTAAAAATCTCAAACGCTTTCTTCGCAAAATGCGCCCTGCCGCTCATTGGCATATCCAAGCCGAAGGCGAAGTAGCCGACGTTTTTCAATCCCTAACGCGCATTATTCGCCTCACGCCGCTGGCTTTTTTCGAAAAAGTATTGGCAAAGCAGCGCAAATTTGCCGAAACATATAGAAATTCCTTCTTTTTAGATAACTGGTACGCGCTTAATGCAGAAATTGCCGACCTCAATACACGCTATTTAGACCCTGCCCATCAGCCACTCTTTTCGGAATTTTCCGCCGTCAAGACCCTGCTTGCTGCCCTACCCAACACAACGGTCTTGCATCTGGGCAATAGCATGCCTGTGCGTTATGCCAATTTCATCAACCTCGACCCGACACAAGAGGTAGAAGTCTTTGCCAATCGTGGCACAAGTGGTATAGATGGCTGCAATAGCACTGCCTTGGGGCATGCCTTAGCCGCCCCCGACCGCCTGCATGTCTTGCTTATCGGTGATGTGAGTTTTTTCTATGATAGAAATGCTTTTTGGCACGAACACTTGCCCAAAAACTTGCGCCTTTTGGTCTTAAATAATCATGGCTCTGGCATCTTCAAACTCGTCGAGGCAGGCGCACAGCCCGAATGTGATAACTTTTTCGTAGGAAAGCAGCCCTTAAACGCCAAAAAAGCCGCCAAAGAATACGGTTTTGAATACGAAAGAGTGAAAACAGAGGCAGAATTGGCTGAAGCCCTACCCGATTTCTTCAAAAAGAGCAAAGTCCCCAAAATCTTAGAAGTGGAAGTTGCCCTCGAAGATAGCCTACAAGTGTTTCAAGACTACAAAAAAGCGGTTTTGACTATCAATAGGTAG
- the bioD gene encoding dethiobiotin synthase, whose protein sequence is MKKRYFVTAIGTDSGKTFFSAILTEALQADYWKPIQSGSPTDSSQIIKLLSNPKSKVFKEAYQLHQPLSPHAAAALEGKKIDLAQIEMPFFQDTIVIEGAGGILVPLNDTHFVIDLAIKFEADIILVANLYLGSINHTLLSAAELKRRGLSVKGIVFNGERNAESERIILHHTGYSKLLHLEPEKEVNKAVVKRYAALLKEKLMP, encoded by the coding sequence ATGAAAAAGCGATACTTCGTTACCGCCATAGGAACGGATAGCGGAAAAACATTCTTTTCGGCTATCCTCACAGAGGCATTGCAGGCAGATTATTGGAAACCTATCCAATCGGGTAGCCCCACCGATAGTAGCCAAATCATCAAATTGCTTTCCAACCCCAAAAGCAAAGTCTTCAAAGAAGCCTACCAACTCCATCAACCCCTTTCTCCGCATGCCGCCGCCGCCCTTGAAGGGAAAAAAATAGACTTGGCACAAATAGAAATGCCCTTTTTTCAAGATACAATCGTGATAGAAGGTGCAGGGGGCATATTAGTACCCTTAAACGATACACACTTTGTAATTGATTTAGCTATAAAATTTGAAGCGGATATTATTTTAGTTGCCAATCTCTATCTGGGCAGCATCAATCATACCTTACTCTCTGCCGCCGAACTCAAAAGGCGCGGTTTATCCGTCAAAGGTATCGTTTTCAATGGCGAGCGCAATGCAGAAAGCGAGCGTATCATTTTGCACCATACAGGCTACTCCAAACTTTTGCACTTAGAGCCTGAAAAGGAAGTGAACAAGGCGGTTGTGAAAAGATATGCGGCTCTTTTGAAAGAAAAACTGATGCCATAG
- a CDS encoding FecCD family ABC transporter permease codes for MKFSFWGLSACLFVGCVLLFGIDLSVGTVAIPYVEVVHLFWQALKAAIFSEAVAESHYHWTILKDFRLPKAITAVLAGAALSVSGLQMQTFFRNPLAGPFVLGISSGASLGVALLMLFVVGNGIFSAFFAQLSDLPYQDWLMVGAAFIGAALVLMLMMLASLRVQNNMALLIVGLMFGSMTSALVSILQYVAEADKIKSYLVWTWGSLGHLTWEKLGILAPLIGIGLCLAWLIHKPLDALLLGEAYAESMGMGIKRTRLAIILINSLLAGCITAFCGPISFIGIAVPHLAKLLLSTSQHRYLIPTVALIGAMLVLGCDIFATFILPEQTLPINIVTALLGAPLVIWVILRKRRL; via the coding sequence GTGAAATTTTCCTTTTGGGGCTTGTCTGCCTGTTTGTTTGTAGGCTGTGTCTTACTTTTTGGCATCGACCTTTCCGTTGGAACGGTAGCGATACCCTATGTAGAAGTGGTGCATCTCTTTTGGCAGGCTTTGAAGGCTGCTATCTTTTCCGAGGCAGTGGCAGAATCGCATTATCATTGGACAATTTTAAAAGACTTTCGCCTACCCAAAGCCATTACCGCAGTATTGGCAGGGGCTGCCCTTTCGGTGAGTGGCTTGCAGATGCAGACTTTTTTCCGCAACCCTTTGGCAGGACCCTTTGTCTTGGGGATTAGTTCGGGCGCAAGTCTGGGTGTGGCACTGCTGATGCTTTTTGTGGTGGGAAACGGCATTTTTTCTGCTTTTTTTGCCCAACTTTCAGACCTGCCTTATCAAGATTGGCTCATGGTGGGGGCTGCCTTTATTGGGGCTGCCTTAGTGTTGATGCTCATGATGCTTGCTTCTTTGCGCGTACAAAACAATATGGCACTGCTCATTGTGGGTCTGATGTTTGGTAGCATGACTTCGGCTCTCGTCAGTATTTTACAATATGTAGCCGAAGCCGACAAAATTAAGTCTTATTTGGTCTGGACTTGGGGTAGTTTGGGGCATCTCACTTGGGAAAAGTTGGGCATTTTAGCTCCCCTTATCGGAATCGGACTCTGTTTGGCTTGGCTGATTCACAAGCCCTTAGATGCCCTCCTTCTGGGCGAAGCCTACGCCGAAAGTATGGGCATGGGTATCAAGCGCACGCGATTGGCGATTATTCTTATCAATAGTTTGCTGGCAGGTTGTATTACGGCGTTTTGTGGTCCTATTAGTTTTATCGGAATTGCGGTGCCGCATTTAGCCAAATTGCTCCTTTCTACCTCCCAACACCGCTACCTCATTCCTACCGTAGCCCTCATTGGGGCAATGCTGGTCTTGGGTTGTGATATTTTTGCCACCTTCATTTTACCCGAACAAACCCTACCTATCAATATCGTAACGGCACTTTTGGGCGCACCCCTCGTGATTTGGGTCATTCTAAGAAAAAGACGACTATAA